One Desulfovulcanus ferrireducens genomic window carries:
- a CDS encoding putative cobaltochelatase: MQVKTSYAANTSFSGVRVGWETRPVYPFPAIVGQEQMKEALLLNAVCPSIGGVLIRGEKGTAKSTAVRALANLLPEIEVVADCPFGCDPNGELCFLCRTKLQQGQALPVKRRKIKLVDLPLGATEERITGTINLEEAVKSGKKAFEPGLLAAAHRGILYIDEVNLLHDHIVDIILDASAMGMNIVEREGISLVHPSEFILIGTMNPEEGELRPQLLDRFGLSVEVCAPSEPEPRMRVLQLREQFDQDPELFVKKFFSEQEDLTRRILKARRLLPRVRMSQKLLQLCSSLCLEAFVAGHRADITLRKTARALAALQERDNVLEDDVLKAAELTLLHRRRVNSPSPPPSRHEHDHERKHEQESSEDRTEHHEHKQRSAENQKMPDTPEEATPEQNDSHEDQSPAGPGVETIFPVGAPFRAKPFLMKRDRSFRKGSGRRSRTRTTHKMGRYVKSNLNQNPQDLALDATLRAAAPYQAKRSREGVSVVIEKCDLRQKVREKRIGNLIVFVVDASGSMGAGKRMVETKGAVLSLLLDAYQKRDKVSFVAFRGKEAEVLLPPTNSIELAYKLLEELPTGGKTPLSQGIAVGYHVLDVQLRKDPNTYPLMVLVSDGKANVSLSGRKPLEEVMELATIIRNDNRIRSVVIDVEKSGLITFGLAKEIALKLGAQYFKIEDLKAATLVDVLKEDVLGI, from the coding sequence ATGCAAGTCAAGACCAGTTACGCAGCAAATACGAGTTTCTCAGGAGTAAGGGTTGGCTGGGAAACGCGGCCTGTTTATCCCTTCCCGGCTATTGTTGGACAGGAGCAGATGAAAGAAGCGCTCTTGTTGAATGCGGTGTGTCCGTCCATTGGAGGGGTCCTAATCCGGGGTGAAAAGGGTACAGCCAAATCCACGGCAGTGCGCGCACTGGCAAATTTGTTGCCTGAAATCGAGGTAGTAGCAGACTGTCCTTTTGGGTGTGACCCGAATGGAGAGCTTTGTTTTTTGTGTCGGACAAAGCTCCAACAAGGCCAAGCACTGCCTGTTAAGCGCAGAAAGATTAAACTAGTGGATCTCCCTCTTGGCGCAACTGAAGAGCGAATAACGGGAACCATTAATCTGGAAGAAGCTGTTAAGTCAGGGAAGAAGGCTTTTGAACCAGGGCTCTTGGCCGCTGCCCATCGAGGTATTCTCTATATCGATGAAGTCAATCTGCTTCATGATCATATTGTGGATATTATTCTGGACGCGTCGGCCATGGGCATGAATATTGTTGAACGCGAAGGGATATCTCTGGTTCATCCGTCGGAGTTTATTCTCATCGGCACTATGAATCCGGAGGAAGGAGAACTCAGACCACAGCTTTTGGACCGTTTTGGGCTTAGCGTGGAAGTTTGCGCTCCTTCCGAGCCTGAACCGCGTATGCGTGTGCTTCAGCTGAGAGAACAGTTCGATCAGGATCCCGAGTTGTTTGTTAAAAAATTTTTTTCTGAACAGGAAGATTTGACTAGGCGCATTCTAAAAGCTCGCCGGCTTTTGCCTCGGGTGAGGATGTCCCAAAAGCTGCTTCAGCTTTGTTCCAGCCTCTGTTTGGAGGCCTTTGTTGCGGGCCATAGAGCAGATATTACACTTAGAAAAACTGCACGGGCGCTTGCAGCGCTTCAGGAACGCGATAATGTATTGGAAGATGATGTGTTAAAAGCTGCCGAATTGACTCTTTTACATCGCAGAAGAGTTAATTCTCCCTCGCCTCCTCCATCTCGGCATGAACATGACCATGAGCGCAAGCACGAGCAAGAATCATCCGAAGACAGAACGGAACACCATGAACACAAGCAAAGGAGTGCCGAAAATCAAAAGATGCCAGACACTCCCGAGGAGGCCACTCCTGAACAAAATGATTCCCATGAGGACCAATCTCCTGCCGGCCCAGGAGTGGAAACAATATTTCCTGTAGGCGCACCATTTAGGGCAAAACCATTTTTAATGAAGCGTGACCGGTCGTTCAGAAAAGGGTCAGGACGGAGGTCCCGCACTCGTACGACCCATAAAATGGGCCGTTATGTGAAAAGTAATCTAAATCAAAATCCTCAGGACCTGGCCCTGGATGCGACATTGCGCGCGGCAGCACCTTATCAGGCTAAGCGAAGTAGAGAAGGGGTAAGCGTTGTTATTGAAAAATGCGATCTTCGCCAGAAAGTGCGGGAAAAACGTATTGGCAATTTGATCGTCTTTGTGGTGGATGCCAGTGGCTCCATGGGTGCCGGGAAAAGGATGGTCGAAACCAAGGGCGCTGTCCTTTCCCTTCTTCTCGATGCGTATCAAAAGCGGGACAAGGTTTCTTTTGTGGCCTTCCGAGGCAAGGAGGCAGAAGTACTCCTACCGCCAACGAATAGCATTGAACTCGCGTACAAACTCCTTGAAGAACTACCCACTGGAGGTAAAACCCCTCTATCCCAAGGCATTGCTGTGGGTTACCATGTCCTGGATGTCCAGCTTAGAAAAGATCCCAACACCTATCCTCTTATGGTGCTCGTTTCTGATGGCAAGGCCAATGTGAGTCTATCTGGCAGAAAGCCGCTGGAAGAAGTAATGGAGCTTGCTACGATCATCCGAAACGATAACCGTATTCGTAGTGTAGTGATTGATGTGGAAAAATCCGGTCTCATCACTTTTGGTCTGGCAAAAGAAATTGCTTTAAAACTTGGAGCTCAATATTTTAAAATTGAAGATCTAAAAGCAGCGACCTTAGTAGACGTGCTCAAGGAAGATGTCCTTGGTATCTAA
- the cobN gene encoding cobaltochelatase subunit CobN, which yields MNIAAIVWNSYVPTLVQASKSLDWLDLKIFSSSTLEKDPSKPEDALSKLKKADVILLYRSSESFWETIERELKDIGQSIPVVCLSHDPSYWALSTVAPAIVQTCYDYLTLGGEENCANMFCYIAREVNGHDIPVEQPKEVPWEGLYHPQAPVSYFSSVDEYLQWYEGHAAKKNIKDAPSVGVLFARHYWVNNNLAVEDFLITELEDLGLRVIPAFSYSVKDPGLGAKGSAQVVHDVFFTPEGNSRIQAMVKLQAFFLGKQRGDKSSDIGSAEDGVGLLTKLNVPVFQPVVSSYKSPDEWENDEQGLGADISWCVAMPEFEGVIEPLIIGGAGKSEDSETGVELEERVPIEERCRRLAQRVKKWVALRQKPVSERKVAFILHNNPCASAEGTVGGAAKLDSLESVARILQTMRKRGYAVDAPKDGKELIKTIMDRKAISEFRWTTVNEIVKKGGALDLVPLNQYLKWWRDLPEKVRKRISSTWGEPPGEEINGVPPAMVHEGKIVVTGVPYGNAVVCVQPKRGCAGPRCDGQVCKILHDPDVPPPHQYLATYRYLEECFGADVIVHVGTHGNVEFLPGKGAGLSEACFPDICIHEMPHLYIYNSDNSPEGIIAKRRSYATLVDHMQTVMSQAGLYEELEELGRFLSEYEQAKITDKTRAHALEHMIIDLIKQTNLDQEINLDKDTPFDEVVRKAHEVLSRIRNTQIQDGMHIFGEIPQGERRTNFIYSILRFDADEERSVRKILCRLMGLELQSLLNEPGEVSPRWQKSHGELLEEIDSYGRLIVEQALKSSGNGSFGKEVRKLLGERLVDEHELKHLAGIQARILELDKRIEASREIDSLLNGFDGRYIPAGPSGVITRGRDDILPTGRNFYSLDPRRVPTKAAYRVGEQVAAAVIDKHMSEEGRFPENVAVYWMCTDIMWSDGEGMGQIFSLLGVRPVWLSDGRVKGFEIISLEELGRPRIDVTIRVSGITRDNFPECIDLLDEAIYAVASLDEPLNMNYVRKHSLEKLESEGNDKPDEDGWRKATLRIFSSKPGTYRPGVNLAVYASAWKDEKDLSDIFVNWNGYAYGKGIFGQASHDQFKSSLKSVDVTFNKVVSDEHDIFGCCCYFGTHGGITAAARHISGKEVKVYYGDTREPERVEVRDLADEIRRVVRTKLLNPKWIEGMKRHGYKGAGDISKRVGRVYGWESTTQEVDDWIFDDIARTFVLDEENREFFKENNPWALEEIGRRLLEAESRGLWKADPEVSRGLREAYLEMEGWLEESMGEVEGDFQGGAVDIFSPEDVEKGMG from the coding sequence ATGAACATTGCCGCTATTGTTTGGAATAGCTACGTTCCTACGCTTGTTCAGGCCAGCAAGAGCTTAGATTGGCTTGACCTAAAAATTTTTTCTTCCAGCACCCTGGAAAAAGACCCATCAAAACCAGAAGATGCGCTGAGTAAACTCAAAAAAGCAGATGTAATCCTGCTGTATCGTTCTTCAGAATCATTTTGGGAAACCATTGAAAGAGAGCTCAAGGATATCGGCCAAAGTATCCCGGTTGTTTGCCTGAGTCATGACCCTTCTTATTGGGCCCTTTCCACTGTGGCCCCTGCTATAGTTCAGACTTGTTACGATTACCTCACCCTGGGAGGCGAAGAAAATTGTGCCAACATGTTTTGTTATATAGCCAGGGAAGTGAACGGGCATGATATTCCAGTAGAGCAGCCTAAAGAAGTCCCGTGGGAGGGACTGTATCATCCTCAGGCACCTGTTTCTTACTTTTCTTCGGTTGATGAATATTTGCAGTGGTATGAAGGACATGCCGCCAAGAAAAATATAAAAGACGCGCCTAGTGTAGGAGTACTTTTTGCCCGTCACTATTGGGTTAATAACAACCTGGCGGTTGAGGATTTTCTTATTACAGAGTTGGAGGACCTTGGCCTTAGAGTTATCCCGGCCTTTTCCTACAGCGTGAAAGATCCCGGCCTGGGCGCAAAAGGAAGCGCTCAAGTTGTCCACGATGTCTTTTTTACCCCTGAAGGTAATTCCCGCATCCAGGCCATGGTAAAACTCCAGGCTTTTTTCCTGGGAAAACAGAGAGGTGACAAATCTTCTGATATTGGAAGCGCCGAGGATGGCGTTGGCCTGCTTACAAAACTCAATGTTCCTGTGTTTCAACCTGTTGTATCCAGCTACAAGTCGCCCGATGAATGGGAAAATGACGAGCAAGGTCTTGGGGCCGACATTAGCTGGTGCGTGGCAATGCCAGAATTTGAAGGCGTGATAGAGCCCCTTATTATTGGTGGGGCAGGGAAGTCTGAAGACAGTGAGACCGGAGTTGAACTTGAAGAACGCGTACCTATTGAGGAACGTTGCCGTCGGTTGGCCCAAAGAGTCAAAAAATGGGTGGCTCTCAGGCAAAAACCGGTTTCTGAGCGAAAGGTAGCCTTTATTCTTCACAATAATCCCTGCGCTTCAGCAGAAGGCACAGTAGGAGGAGCGGCAAAGCTTGATTCGCTGGAAAGTGTCGCCCGTATCCTGCAGACCATGCGCAAGCGAGGCTACGCGGTGGATGCCCCAAAAGATGGCAAGGAGCTCATCAAGACCATCATGGACCGCAAAGCCATTTCTGAATTTCGCTGGACCACTGTCAATGAAATCGTCAAGAAAGGCGGAGCCCTGGACCTGGTACCTCTAAACCAATACTTAAAATGGTGGAGAGATTTACCTGAAAAGGTCCGTAAGCGAATAAGTAGTACATGGGGCGAGCCCCCCGGAGAAGAAATAAACGGCGTGCCACCGGCAATGGTTCATGAGGGCAAAATTGTGGTCACAGGAGTCCCTTATGGCAATGCGGTCGTTTGTGTGCAACCCAAACGAGGATGCGCCGGCCCTCGCTGTGATGGCCAGGTATGCAAAATTTTGCACGACCCTGATGTTCCCCCACCACATCAATATCTGGCCACCTATCGTTACCTGGAAGAGTGCTTTGGAGCAGATGTAATTGTGCATGTAGGAACGCATGGAAATGTGGAGTTCCTTCCAGGGAAAGGAGCCGGTCTTTCCGAAGCCTGTTTCCCGGATATTTGCATTCATGAGATGCCCCATCTCTATATCTATAATTCCGACAATTCTCCAGAAGGGATCATCGCAAAAAGGAGAAGCTACGCCACCCTCGTGGATCATATGCAGACCGTGATGAGCCAGGCTGGATTATATGAAGAGCTGGAAGAGCTTGGACGATTTTTGAGCGAATACGAACAGGCCAAGATTACCGATAAAACCCGCGCTCATGCGCTGGAACACATGATCATTGACCTGATCAAACAGACCAACCTGGATCAGGAAATTAATCTCGATAAAGACACTCCTTTTGATGAAGTTGTAAGAAAAGCTCATGAAGTATTAAGCCGTATCAGAAATACCCAGATCCAGGACGGTATGCACATTTTCGGAGAAATCCCCCAAGGTGAGAGGCGAACCAACTTTATTTATTCAATCTTGCGTTTTGATGCAGATGAGGAAAGGTCGGTTCGAAAAATTCTTTGCCGACTTATGGGGCTTGAACTTCAGAGTCTTTTAAATGAACCCGGTGAAGTGAGTCCCAGGTGGCAAAAGAGTCATGGTGAACTTCTGGAAGAGATTGATTCCTATGGCAGGCTTATTGTGGAGCAGGCTCTCAAGTCATCTGGTAATGGGAGCTTTGGAAAGGAGGTGCGCAAACTTTTGGGAGAGCGCCTCGTAGATGAGCACGAGCTCAAGCATTTGGCAGGGATTCAGGCCAGGATTCTTGAACTGGACAAGAGAATTGAGGCCTCCAGGGAAATAGACTCTTTACTCAATGGTTTTGACGGGAGATATATACCTGCTGGTCCTTCAGGAGTGATTACCAGGGGAAGAGATGATATTCTGCCCACCGGAAGAAATTTTTATTCCCTTGACCCCAGGCGGGTGCCTACAAAGGCAGCATACCGTGTGGGTGAGCAGGTGGCTGCTGCAGTTATAGATAAACATATGAGTGAAGAAGGTCGGTTTCCCGAGAATGTAGCTGTTTACTGGATGTGTACGGACATCATGTGGTCTGACGGAGAGGGCATGGGGCAGATATTTTCTCTTCTTGGAGTACGTCCTGTCTGGCTCTCCGACGGCAGGGTCAAGGGGTTCGAAATCATTTCTCTGGAAGAGTTGGGCAGGCCCAGGATTGATGTGACCATCCGGGTTTCCGGCATCACCAGGGATAATTTTCCGGAATGTATCGATTTATTGGACGAGGCCATCTATGCGGTCGCTTCTCTGGATGAGCCCCTGAATATGAATTATGTACGCAAGCACTCTCTGGAAAAATTAGAGTCAGAAGGGAATGATAAGCCTGATGAAGATGGCTGGCGAAAGGCTACCTTGCGAATTTTCTCCTCGAAACCGGGAACATATCGGCCAGGAGTCAATCTCGCAGTCTATGCGTCTGCCTGGAAGGATGAAAAGGACTTGTCAGATATCTTTGTCAATTGGAACGGCTATGCCTATGGAAAAGGAATTTTTGGGCAGGCATCCCATGATCAATTTAAGAGTAGTCTCAAAAGTGTTGATGTGACCTTTAATAAGGTCGTTTCTGACGAACATGATATTTTCGGTTGTTGTTGTTACTTTGGGACACACGGAGGCATCACAGCTGCGGCCAGGCACATCAGTGGGAAAGAGGTCAAAGTTTATTATGGTGATACGCGAGAACCTGAACGGGTGGAAGTGCGTGATCTTGCCGATGAAATACGTCGTGTGGTCAGGACAAAATTGCTCAATCCCAAATGGATCGAAGGAATGAAACGTCACGGCTATAAAGGTGCCGGAGACATTTCCAAACGAGTTGGCCGGGTTTATGGTTGGGAGTCCACGACCCAGGAGGTGGATGATTGGATCTTTGACGACATAGCCCGAACATTTGTTCTGGATGAAGAAAACCGGGAATTTTTTAAAGAAAACAATCCTTGGGCCCTGGAAGAAATCGGTCGCAGGCTTTTAGAGGCTGAAAGTCGGGGACTATGGAAGGCTGATCCGGAAGTATCGCGAGGGCTGCGTGAGGCGTACCTGGAAATGGAAGGGTGGTTAGAAGAATCCATGGGTGAGGTTGAAGGCGATTTCCAGGGCGGAGCAGTGGATATTTTTTCTCCTGAAGATGTGGAGAAAGGAATGGGATGA
- the bchI gene encoding magnesium chelatase ATPase subunit I produces the protein MKANRAFPFSAIVGQEKMKKALLLNVINPKLGGVLIRGEKGTAKSTAVRALASLLPEIEVVADCPFGCCPGQASQVCPVCAEKLTQGKQLSVTRRKIRVVDLPVGSTEDRVLGTLDLEKAIKEGEKHFEPGILAQAHRGILYVDEVNLLDDHIVDVLLDAAAMGVNTVEREGISFSHPAEFVLIGTMNPEEGELRPQLLDRFGLCVQVEGITDVDQRVEVVKLRAEYEENPEAFQEKWRKEEEKLSQRIVQAKKILPGVSLSDDMLRLIAETSIEMNVDGHRADIVMMKTAKTLAALGGRKEVIREDIREAAEMALPHRMRKKPFQKIGLEAEKIQQIFGG, from the coding sequence ATGAAGGCAAATCGAGCATTTCCGTTTTCGGCCATTGTAGGCCAGGAAAAGATGAAAAAAGCGCTTCTTTTAAATGTGATTAATCCCAAACTGGGCGGAGTGCTTATCCGAGGCGAAAAAGGAACTGCTAAATCCACAGCAGTGCGAGCTCTGGCAAGTTTGTTGCCTGAAATCGAGGTTGTAGCAGACTGTCCTTTTGGGTGCTGTCCGGGTCAAGCTTCGCAAGTTTGTCCTGTATGTGCGGAAAAGTTGACCCAGGGAAAACAGCTTTCTGTAACGCGCAGAAAGATTCGCGTAGTGGATCTTCCGGTTGGTTCCACAGAAGATAGGGTCCTGGGTACTCTCGATCTGGAAAAGGCAATTAAAGAGGGAGAAAAGCACTTTGAACCCGGCATCCTCGCCCAGGCCCATAGAGGGATTCTTTATGTAGACGAAGTCAATCTCCTGGATGACCATATCGTGGATGTGCTGCTGGATGCTGCGGCTATGGGGGTAAATACAGTAGAGAGGGAAGGAATTTCCTTTTCCCATCCTGCCGAGTTTGTTCTCATCGGTACCATGAACCCGGAAGAGGGGGAGCTCAGGCCCCAGCTTCTGGACCGGTTTGGACTTTGTGTCCAGGTTGAAGGCATCACGGATGTGGACCAGAGAGTGGAAGTAGTTAAACTGCGGGCAGAGTATGAAGAAAACCCTGAAGCTTTTCAGGAAAAATGGCGTAAAGAAGAAGAAAAGTTGAGTCAGCGCATTGTACAGGCCAAAAAGATTTTGCCTGGGGTCAGTTTGTCTGATGACATGCTCCGCTTGATTGCTGAAACTTCCATAGAAATGAATGTGGACGGTCACCGGGCCGACATTGTCATGATGAAAACAGCCAAGACACTGGCTGCTCTTGGTGGTCGTAAGGAGGTAATCCGCGAAGACATCAGGGAGGCCGCAGAAATGGCTTTGCCCCACCGCATGCGCAAGAAGCCTTTTCAAAAGATTGGTCTTGAAGCTGAAAAGATACAGCAAATTTTTGGTGGATAA
- a CDS encoding TonB-dependent receptor plug domain-containing protein produces the protein MKIFKVLLSCCLVVCLGNPLFAAQQEDVKADETVDMEEMVVTATRTEREIDNVPASVSVITREEMKKYHIQTIDEALKYEAGIYFKRKKGLSDSLPSIEMRGLPGQERTLVLLNGLPINGGYDGGVKWNNISVENIERIEIIRGPASALYGGNAMGGVINIITTTPQKLEAEIFGGIGSDETYRYGGYVGDKFDKFGIRFGYEAEETGGYPTSLVTRSIYSGTGTLTGGYPTTSTSGTPKWVVGDKGDNWAKRQNINLMASYDLTETGTISLDFQYGQHKYGYDEPNTYLTDASGEPSFSGTVDVGDGQYASVKPYNYIYYTGIGNEDFYLASLTYKETFGSVGFTGKIGYQFNNKWYTTTTDTTGTFDNATGKLSDADTETWLADLQANMPLGDKHFLTCGLYFKTDSFEQDSYNLSYYRDEDSKLDKIDITRGKDLFYALYVQDEWRVLEQLTLYGGLRFDFWKAYDGKSGSVGSVEEYDEPQDYAISPKIGAVWNPLEDTYLRGSVAKGFRAPNIYELYRTWQSGWYTYHSNPDLDPEIIWTYEVGADQYLFNRKLKIGATFFHSRLKDAIERYKVGTDKYLDNVAKVEINGWELEGQLLPFDWLKIWANYTNNDSEVKENERNPDAEGKHLPYMPLETINLGSELTYKWFKLSLAGDYLGRIYTTEDNNDVPDVYGGYSKRWLWNTKLTFTPEENVEFSLSVDNIFDEDYFEYYKGRGRSYFFEIRLKY, from the coding sequence ATGAAAATTTTTAAGGTGTTGCTATCGTGTTGCTTGGTAGTTTGTCTTGGAAATCCATTGTTTGCTGCTCAGCAGGAAGATGTGAAAGCAGACGAAACTGTGGATATGGAAGAGATGGTAGTCACTGCGACCAGGACAGAAAGAGAAATAGACAATGTTCCTGCAAGCGTGAGTGTGATTACCAGGGAAGAGATGAAAAAGTATCACATCCAGACCATTGATGAAGCCTTAAAATATGAAGCCGGGATATATTTCAAGAGAAAAAAAGGGTTGAGTGATAGTCTTCCCAGTATCGAAATGCGTGGTTTGCCCGGACAAGAGCGGACGCTGGTTTTACTGAATGGTCTGCCAATCAATGGTGGGTACGATGGAGGTGTGAAATGGAACAATATCAGTGTGGAAAATATAGAACGCATTGAAATTATTCGCGGTCCAGCCTCAGCCCTTTATGGTGGAAATGCCATGGGCGGTGTGATCAATATCATCACTACTACACCTCAAAAACTAGAAGCGGAGATTTTTGGCGGCATAGGAAGTGATGAGACTTATCGTTATGGTGGTTATGTAGGTGATAAGTTTGATAAGTTTGGGATAAGGTTTGGATATGAAGCAGAGGAGACCGGTGGATATCCAACCTCTCTCGTTACCAGGTCAATCTACTCCGGTACCGGTACGCTTACCGGCGGCTATCCTACTACGAGTACTTCCGGCACCCCCAAATGGGTGGTTGGAGACAAGGGCGATAACTGGGCCAAGAGGCAGAATATTAACCTGATGGCCTCTTATGATTTGACTGAAACAGGAACTATCTCGCTTGATTTTCAATATGGACAACACAAATATGGTTATGATGAACCAAATACGTACTTGACCGATGCCAGTGGTGAACCAAGTTTTAGCGGAACAGTTGATGTAGGGGACGGTCAATATGCATCAGTCAAGCCATATAATTATATTTACTACACTGGCATCGGCAATGAGGATTTCTACCTGGCTTCCTTAACATACAAAGAAACATTTGGCTCTGTGGGTTTTACCGGAAAAATTGGCTATCAGTTTAATAACAAGTGGTACACTACAACAACGGATACTACTGGTACTTTTGACAATGCCACAGGGAAATTAAGTGATGCCGATACAGAGACCTGGCTTGCTGATCTTCAGGCAAATATGCCTTTGGGAGACAAGCATTTCCTTACTTGTGGTCTTTACTTTAAAACAGATAGTTTTGAACAGGATAGTTACAATCTTTCATATTATCGTGATGAAGACAGTAAGCTGGACAAAATAGATATTACAAGAGGAAAGGATCTGTTTTATGCGCTATATGTTCAAGATGAGTGGAGAGTCCTGGAACAATTGACTCTTTATGGTGGCCTTCGGTTTGATTTCTGGAAGGCATATGATGGCAAATCCGGTTCTGTAGGGAGCGTTGAGGAATATGATGAACCTCAGGACTATGCCATAAGCCCAAAAATCGGGGCTGTCTGGAATCCTCTTGAAGATACCTACCTTCGCGGCTCTGTGGCCAAAGGGTTCCGCGCGCCAAACATCTATGAACTTTACCGGACATGGCAATCAGGTTGGTATACCTATCACTCTAATCCAGACCTCGATCCGGAAATCATTTGGACATACGAAGTGGGTGCTGACCAATATCTTTTTAACCGAAAGCTAAAGATTGGAGCAACTTTTTTTCATTCCAGGTTGAAAGATGCAATCGAGCGATACAAAGTTGGCACAGATAAATATCTGGATAATGTGGCAAAAGTAGAAATTAACGGCTGGGAACTTGAAGGACAATTGCTACCGTTTGATTGGTTGAAGATCTGGGCCAACTACACAAATAACGACAGCGAAGTAAAAGAAAATGAACGTAACCCGGACGCTGAAGGCAAACATCTTCCCTATATGCCCCTTGAAACCATCAACTTAGGCAGTGAATTAACATACAAATGGTTCAAGCTAAGTCTGGCTGGTGATTATCTGGGCAGGATTTACACCACAGAAGATAATAACGATGTGCCTGATGTATACGGTGGCTATTCCAAGCGGTGGCTCTGGAACACAAAACTCACCTTTACCCCTGAAGAAAATGTGGAATTCTCACTTTCTGTGGATAATATTTTTGATGAAGATTATTTTGAATATTATAAGGGCCGCGGTCGAAGTTATTTCTTCGAGATAAGACTGAAATACTAA
- a CDS encoding DUF3450 domain-containing protein: MLKGLVFFITFLFFFPFTGQGKETPQKLINSMEGAVKEAQKVQGEVDAWAVEREKLLSEILELKNLKRWYTHQQKKYEGYIQKQRKVIAELKRQREEAKKINIFLEPYLDDTVKRLEEFIASDLSFLPEERQKRLAFLKNSLDDYHLELSEKLRRVLEALQVEAEYGRGIEKNEAVLSQGSESTQVYLLRVGRVALFYQTLDGKKCGYLDMFSNTWRELPATFNSEISKALDMIERRRAYELVELPLRRVQP; encoded by the coding sequence GTGCTAAAAGGTCTTGTTTTCTTTATCACTTTTCTTTTTTTCTTTCCTTTTACAGGCCAAGGCAAAGAGACACCGCAAAAATTGATTAACTCCATGGAAGGAGCTGTCAAAGAGGCGCAAAAGGTCCAGGGTGAAGTTGATGCATGGGCTGTGGAACGGGAGAAACTCCTTTCTGAAATTTTAGAACTTAAAAATCTAAAGCGATGGTACACCCACCAGCAAAAAAAGTATGAGGGCTATATTCAAAAGCAAAGAAAGGTTATTGCTGAGCTTAAAAGGCAGAGAGAGGAAGCCAAAAAGATAAACATTTTTTTGGAACCATATCTGGACGATACCGTCAAACGGCTGGAGGAATTCATTGCATCAGACTTAAGCTTTTTGCCCGAGGAACGACAAAAAAGACTCGCCTTTCTAAAGAATTCCCTTGACGACTATCATCTTGAATTAAGCGAGAAATTGCGTCGGGTACTGGAAGCTTTGCAGGTTGAGGCTGAATATGGCCGGGGAATAGAAAAAAACGAGGCAGTTTTATCGCAGGGCAGCGAGTCAACCCAGGTTTACCTTTTGCGTGTTGGTCGCGTTGCCCTTTTTTATCAGACCTTGGATGGAAAAAAATGTGGATATTTGGATATGTTTTCCAATACCTGGAGGGAACTCCCTGCCACCTTTAATTCAGAAATCAGCAAAGCCCTGGACATGATTGAACGCAGGCGGGCCTATGAGCTGGTCGAGCTCCCACTAAGGAGAGTTCAGCCATGA